In the Wyeomyia smithii strain HCP4-BCI-WySm-NY-G18 chromosome 2, ASM2978416v1, whole genome shotgun sequence genome, one interval contains:
- the LOC129723379 gene encoding probable cyclin-dependent serine/threonine-protein kinase DDB_G0292550, with translation NNYNNNYNNNNINNNKNNNNNNNNNNNNNNNNNNNNNNNNNNNNNNNNNNNTNNSYNNNNNNNNNNNNNNNNNNNNNNNNNNKNNNNNDNNNNNNNNNNNNNNNNNNNDNNNNNNNNNNNNNNHNNNNNHNNNNNKNNNNYNNNNNNNNNNNNNNNYNNNNNNNNNNNNNNNNNNNNNNNNNKNNNNINNNNNNNNNNNNNNNNNNNNNNNNNNNNNNNNNNNNNNNNNNNNNNNNNNNNNNNNNNNNNNNNNNNNNNNNYNNYNNNNDNNNNNNNYNNNNNNNNNDNNNNSNNNNNNNNNNNNNNYNYNNNNNYKNNNHNYNNNNNNNNNNNNNNTTNNNNNNNNSNNNNNNNNNNNYNNNNNYNNNNNNNNNNNNNNNNNNNNNNNNNNNNNNNNNNNNNNNNNNNNNNNNNNNNNDNNNNNNNNNNNNNNNNNNNNNNNNIDNNNNNNNNNNNNNNNNNNNNNNNNNNNNNNNNNNNNNNNNNNNNNNNNNNNNTNNNNNNNNNNNNNNNNNNNNNNYDNNNNKNNNNNNNNNNNNNNNNNNNNNNNNNNYNNNNNNNNNNNNNNNNNNNNNNNNNNNNYNHNNNNYNINNNNDNNNNNNNKNNNNHNNNNNSNNNNNNDNNNKNNNYNNNNNNNNNNNKNNNNNYNNNDNNNNNININNNNNNNNNNNNNNNNNNNNNNNNNNNNNINNNNNNNNNNNNNNNNNNNNNNNNNNNNYNNKNNYNNNNNNNNNNNNNNNDNNNNNNNNNNNNYNNNNNNNNNNNNNNNNNNKNNNNNNNNYNNNDNNNNNNNNNNNTNNNNNNKNKNKNNNNNNNNSNNNNNNNNNNNNNNNNNNNNNNNNNNNNNNNNNNNN, from the coding sequence aataattataataataattataataataataatattaataataataaaaataataataataataataataataataataataataataataataataataataataataataataataataataataataataataataataataataataatacaaataatagttataataataataataataataataataataataataataataataataataataataataataataataataataataataaaaataataataataatgataataataataataataataataataataataataataataataataataataataatgataataataataataataataataataataataataataataatcataataataataataatcataataataataataataaaaataataataattataataataataataataataataataataataataataataataattataataataataataataataataataataataataataataataataataataataataataataataataataataaaaataacaataatattaataataataataataataataataataataataataataataataataataataataataataataacaataataataataataataataataataataataataataataataataataataataataataataataataataataataataataataataataataataataataataataataataataataataataataataataataattataataattataataataataatgataataataacaataataataattataataataataataataataataataatgataataataataatagtaataataataataataataataataataataataataataattataattataataataataataattataaaaataataatcataattataataataataataataataataataataataataataataatactactaataataataataataataataatagtaataataataataataataataataataataattataataataataataattataataataataataataataataataataataataataataataataataataataataataataataataataataataataataataataataataataataataataataataataataataataataataataataataataataataataataatgataataataataataataataataataataataataataataataataataataataataataataataataatattgataataataacaataataataataataataataataataataataataataacaataataataataataataataataataataataataataataataataataataataataataataataataataataataataataataataataataataatactaataataataataataataataataataataataataataataataataataataataataataattatgataataataataataaaaataataataataataataataataataataataataataataataataataataataataataataataataataattataataataataataataataataataataataataataataataataataataataataataataataataataataataataattataatcataataataataattataatattaataataataatgataataataataataataataataaaaataataataatcataataataataataatagtaataataataataataatgataataataataaaaataataattataacaataataataataataataataataataataaaaataataataataattataataataatgataataataataataatattaatattaataataataataataataataataataataataataataataataataataataataataataataataataataataataataatattaataataataataataataataataataataataataataataataataataataataataataataataataataataataattataataataagaataattataataataataataataataataataataataataataataataatgataataataataataataataataataataataataattataataataataataataataataataataataataataacaataataataataataaaaataataataataataataataattataataataatgataataataataataataataataataacaataatactaacaataataataataataaaaataaaaataaaaataataataataataataataatagtaataataataataataataataataataataataataataataataataataataataataataataataataataataataataataataataataataataataat